Below is a window of Syntrophomonas wolfei subsp. wolfei str. Goettingen G311 DNA.
ATTTCTACGGAAAGGTCAATTACTTTTTGTACAGTTTCTTCTGAGGTCTGCAAGGCGGGAATAACTTCAACCAGTTTCATAACATTGGCCGGATTGAAGAAGTGCATACCTACGACTTTATCCGCTCTCTTGGTAATTGCGGCGATTTCAGTAATGGAAAGGGAAGAAGTATTGGTGGCAATTATTACTTCGGGGGCCAGCAGGGCATCCAGTTTGGTATAGATGTCTTTCTTGACCTCCATATTTTCAAAAACCGCTTCAATTACGAAATCTACATCTTTTAAATCATCAAAATTAACTGTCCCAGTGATGTTGCTTATTACAGTATCCTTGGTGCCAGGAGCAGCTTTTCCTCTTTCTTCTGCTTTGGCTAGGCTCTTTCCAATGGCGGCGATGGCTCTATCAACAAATTCCTGTTTAATATCATAGAGTACGACCTTTTTACCGACTGCCGCCAGCGCCCAGGCGATACCCTGACCCATGGTTCCTGCGCCGAGCATGGCAATTTTGTTAATAGCCATTTTAGTAACCTCCTTAATTAAAAATCATCTTTAGCTCGCAACTAATCCCGAGATTAATCTTTCACCCCCTTGCTCGCGAAATATCTACACATTCTGCCTTTCCGGCAGCGAAATGGTCCTTGATTTCTCTTTATATACAAAGCAAGAATGATGCCAAGTATTTGAAAAGAGAAAACAACAGGGCAAAAAGGCGGTATTTCGCAC
It encodes the following:
- a CDS encoding 3-hydroxyacyl-CoA dehydrogenase family protein yields the protein MAINKIAMLGAGTMGQGIAWALAAVGKKVVLYDIKQEFVDRAIAAIGKSLAKAEERGKAAPGTKDTVISNITGTVNFDDLKDVDFVIEAVFENMEVKKDIYTKLDALLAPEVIIATNTSSLSITEIAAITKRADKVVGMHFFNPANVMKLVEVIPALQTSEETVQKVIDLSVEIGKKPVKVKEGPGFVVNRILVPTINEGCFILYEGLATAEDIDTAMKLGAGWPMGPLTLCDLVGGDIALAVMNTLYDETGDPKYRPSGLLKQYVRAGWLGMKTKKGFFNY